A region of the Amycolatopsis sp. cg13 genome:
TCGTTCGCGATCACCACGGACGGCCTGCTGCCCGGCATGTCGGAGCTGGCGCAGGTCTTCGCGCAGAACGCCGCGCTGGCGGGCGTCAAGGTGACCGTCAACGTGGTCCCGACGCCGGAACTGCTAGCGAAATGGGGCCAGTGGCCTGCTTTCGTCGACTACAACCCGGTCCCCTACCTGCCGTCCGTGCTCGGCGGGCTGCTGCCGGACCGGGTCGGCAACGCCGCGCACTGGAACGACGCTGCTTTCACGGGCCTGGCCGGTGAACTGTTCCGGTCGCCCGAGCAGCAGCAATGCCCGCTCATGAACCGGATGCACGAAATCGAGTACACGAACGGCCCGTACATCATCCCCGCGTTCTCCGACGTGCTCCTGCCGCACCGCGCGGCAGTGCAAGGATTGGTGCCGGATGTGAACGGCCGTCCGCTGTCGTTCCTGACCGACGTGACCGTCGGATGACCGCGCGCTGGCTCGTGCGGCGGCTCGCGCTCGGCGTGCTCGTGCTGTTTCTGGTCTCGGTGCTGGTTTTCCTGGTGACCCAAGCCTTGCCGGGCGACGTGGCGCGCATCGTCCTCGGCAAGGACGCCACTGTCGAGCAGGTGGCGAACCTGCGTCACCAGCTCGGGCTCGACCAGCCGCTCCTGGAGCAGTACGGCCGCTGGCTGGGTGGACTGCTCACCGGGCATCCGGGAGTGTCGCTGCAGAACAAGGAACCCGTCGCGGAAATCCTCGGGCCGCGGATCGTGAACTCGTTCACCCTCGGCTTCGTCTCGATGGTGCTGATCCTGCCGCTCTCGGTGGTCGCCGGGGTCCTGAGCGCCGCGCGCCGCGACAGTTTCGCGGACAAGGCGTTCGTCGCGGTCACGTCGCTGAGCATGGCGCTGCCGCCGTTCGTCGTGGGGATGCTGCTGATCGCGCTCTTCGCCACCTCGCTGCTCGGGGTGCTGCCGGGAGTCTCGGACATCCCGCCCGGCGACCTGCCGTGGTGGCATCCGGCCGAACTCGTGCTGCCGGTCGCGACGCTCACGTTCATGGGGGTGATGTACTTGGGCCGCTTGGTGCGCGCTTCGGTCATCGACGCGCTCGACAGCGAATACGTGCAGATGGCAGTCCTCAAAGGACTCAGCCGGCGGCGCATCCTGTTCCGGCACGCGCTGCCCAACGCCATCGCCGCGAGCCTGCCCGCGGCCGGTCTGGTCGCGGCCGTCACGATCACCGGCGTCGTGGTGGTCGAATACGTCTACTCGTATCCCGGGCTCGGCACCGCGCTGGTCAGTGCGGTGAACGCGCACGATCTGCCGGTCCTGCAGGCGTGTGTGCTCATCCTCGCGGCCACGTACTACCTGTGCAATCTCCTCGCGGACGTCCTCGCCGCGGCGGGGCGGACCCGATGAGCGTTTCGGTGGTGCGCCGTGCGGCCCGGACCGGTCGTGCGCGGCTCGGGCTCGGGTTGCTCGCCGCGATCGCCTTCATCGTCGTCTTCGGCCCGCTGCTCGCACCGTGGCCGCCGACCGCCATCGTCGCGCCTCCGCTGGAGGGACCGAGCGCGGAATTCCCGTTGGGCACCGACCTTTTGGGCCGGGACGTGTTCAGCCGCCTGCTGTCCGGCGGCGGCACCTTGACCTGGATGACGCTCCTCGCCACCGGAATCGGCGTGGTCCTCGGGGCGCTCATCGGCTTGGCCGCGGCCTACCGGGACGGCCTCGCCGACACCGTCCTCATGCGAGCGATGGACATCGTGCTGAGTTTTCCGGAGACCATCTTCGTGCTGGTGTTCGTGGCCGCGTTCGGCCGCCATCCGCTGCTCACCGCGTCGCTCGTCGGAGTCGCGTTCGCCCCCGGCGTCTCCCGCGTGCTGCGCGGCGCGGCACTGCCGGTGCTCGACAGCGAGTATGTGTTGTGGGCCAAGGCGAACGGCCTGCCCGGGCGGCAGATCGTCCTCGGCGAGGTACTGCCCGGCGTGACGTCGCCGCTGATGGTGGAAACCGGGATGCGGCTGGTGTGGGCGGTCACCGCGATCGCGTCGCTGAACTATCTCGGGTTCGGCATCACGCCGCCCGCGCCGGATTGGGGGCTCATGGTCAGCGAGAACCAGGACGGCCTGGCCGTCGCGCCGCTGCCGGTGCTGGCGCCGATCGTGCTGATCCTCATGATGGCGCTCGGCGGCAACCTCGTGGCCGAGTCCGTCGCCCGGACGGTCAGCCGCACGGAAGGAAAGAGCTGACGTGGCCAAGGAAGTCGTGGTGTCGGGCGTGACCGTCGAAACCGCCGGACACGCCATCGTGCAGGACCTCGGCTTCGAACTCGGCCGCGGCGAAGTCCTCGGCGTGGTCGGCGAATCGGGTTCCGGCAAAAGCACCCTCGCGCTCGCGTTGCTGGGTTTCGCCCGCACCGGCGCGACGATCACCGGCGGCCAGGTCGTCGTCGACGGAGTAGACCTGCTTTCCTTGCCGCCAGCGGAATTGCGCCGCGCACGAGGCCGGAAAGTCGCTTATGTACCGCAGGATCCGGCGACCGCGCTCAACCCGAGCCTGCGCGTCTCGACCCAGCTGACCGAAGGATTGGACCCGCCCGCGCTGCCCCGGGTGCGGCAGTTGCTGGGCACCGTCGGGCTGCCCAGCGACGACGCCTTCCTGCGCCGCCGCCCGCGCCAGCTTTCCGGCGGCCAGCAGCAACGGGTCGCCATCGCGATGGCCATCGCCGCCGGTCCGCGGCTGATCGTGCTCGACGAACCGACGACCGGACTCGACGTCTCCACCCAGTCCCGGGTGCTCGACCTGGTGCGCGAACTGTGCCGGACCCGCGACCTGGCGGCGATCTACGTCTCGCACGACCTCGCGGTGGTCGCCGACGTCGCCGACCAAGTGATGGTCATGTACGGCGGCGAAGTCGTCGAACACGGCGCCGCTCGCGCTGTGCTCACTCGCGCCGCGCATCCCTACACCCGCGCATTGCTGGCGGCCGTGCCGTCCGCGACCCACCGGCACCGGCTGGTCCCCATTCGTGGCCGGGCTCCCAGTATCGACGACGCCCGTGCCGGATGTTCCTTCGCGCCGCGATGCGACTACGCCACTTTATCTTGCGACACAACATATCCAGTGTTGTCACTCGCGCCCTCCGGAGCCCTCGCACGGTGCCTTCACGCCGAGGAAGTCGCCCGGAATTTCCTGAGCGTGCCGCGCGCTCCCGAGCCCGTCGCGCCTCCCGCGGACCAGGCCGCCCTGTTGTCGGTCTCCAGGCTGAACGCCAGCTACCACGGACGACAGGTCGTCTTCGACGTCTCCTTCGACCTGCGGCCAGGCCAATGCCTCGCCGTGGTCGGCGAATCAGGCAGCGGCAAGACCACCATGTCCCGCTGCCTGGCCGGATTGCACTCCGAACAGCACGGCGACGTGACCTTCGACGGCAAGCCAGTCCCGCCCACCGCCGCCCGGCGAGACTCCCGCACCCGGCGCGAACTGCAGTACGTCTTCCAGAATCCTTATGGCTCGTTGAGTCCACATCGGACCGTCGAAGACAGCCTCCTGGTCGCCCTGCGCCACTACTTCGGCGTGACCACGCGCGAAGGCCGCCGCCGGGCCCGCGCCGCACTCGACCGCGTCGAAATCCCGTCGCGGCTGGCTGACCGCTACCCGTCGGAACTGTCCGGCGGACAACGCCAGCGAGTCGCCATCGCCCGGGCTCTGGTGTGCGAGCCGAAGCTGATCATCTGCGACGAGGTGACGTCCGCTTTGGACGTTTCCGTGCAAGCGTCCGTCGTCGAACTCCTGCGCTCGTTGATGGACGACGGCCCGTCGATGATCTTCGTGACGCACAATCTGGCGGTGGTGCGCAGCATTGCGGACGAGGTCGTCGTGCTCAGCGAGGGCCGGGCCGTCGAATCGGGACGAACGGACCAGGTGCTCACGTCGCCGTCGCATGCGTACACGAGAAGCCTGCTCGCGGCGACGCTGGACGTCCCAGAGATCAGTCCTCGCTGACCCGGCGGTAGCGAATGTGCGTGGTCAACGGCGAATGCAGCACCTCGACAGGCTCGAAGCCGAAGGACTCCACCCCGTCGAACATGCGCTCGCCCGACCCGAGCAGAACAGGCGCGATGTCGAGCGTGAGCTCATCAATCACCCCAGCGTTCAGCGCCTGCCGAACGGTCGACGCCCCGCCAGCGATGTCGACTCCCTTGTCCCCCGCAGCCTCGGACGCTGCCGCATAAGCAGCATCGAAGCCGTCCGTGACGAAGTAGAACGTCGTCCCGCCCTCCATCGGGATCGGCTCGTGAGCGTGATGAGTCAACACGAAAACCGGCGCGTGATACGGCGGTTCGGCACCCCACCAGCCGGACCAGTCCTCGTCCCAGTCGCCGCGGACGGGGCCGAACATGTTCCGCCCCATCACGTACGCGCCGCGAGGACGCATGAGCCAGCTGGTGGCGGTCTTGTCGGCGTCGTTCGCCCGGGGATCGCCGATGTGCCAGCCGTGCAACTCCCGCCCCCGCACCCCGAGCGGCTCGTCCCGGCTCTGCCCCGGCCCGGCGACGAAGCCGTCCAGCGAAATCGACATATGGCAAGTCGTGTCCGGCACGGCGGCCTCCCGAGTGATTGCGATTTGCAAGCGGTTGGGAGGACGATAGCAGGGAAGGTGCGGTGAACGCTATCCGTTGCGGATTCTCCGCAGGTCAGCCCGCCAGGTGACGCAGGAACGTGGTCGTGCGATGCCACGCGAAGTACGGTTCGGACGCCTCCCGATGTGCTCCGCAACGGCGTCCGGCCAGATGCCGCATGCGGAGTTTCAGGCTTCCGGCGGGAAGCTCGTCGAGCCGCACGGTCTGGATGCGCCCGGTTTCGTCCACGGTGACCCAGCCGGATTCGTACAGGAGATCGCAGCCTAAGCCGCAGGCGAGCATGGCGATGTCGCGGAGGTTCCGTCGTTCAGCATCGGTGCAGGCTGCGCGTTTCTTCACGTGCGCGGCGACGAGGAACTCCAACGGGAACTCGTCGCCGCACAACGCGCAGGGCGCGGAGGTGCGTCCGTCGGCGAGCAGCTTGCGGAGCCGGGCCTGCTCGGTCCGGACCTTGACCTGGGTCTTCACGTCCAGCTCGCCGAAGTGAATGTCCGCCTCGGGTGCGGCGCCGGAGCTGTCCAGCGTGAGCGTCGTCGGGGAATTGGTTCTGCTGACGTTCGGCAGGTTGGCGATTACCGCCCCGACGAAAGTGCTCCGGTGACCCAGTTCGGCGACCGAAACCTCGAGCGTGCCTCGCGCGGCGAGCACGTCCAGCCCGTGCTGGATGTCGCGGAGGGGAACGGGCTGTCCTTCCGGCGACCGATCGGTGCCTACCAGCACCGATCCGTCCTCCACCTTGAGGATGTGATTTCCCTGCCAGTGGGGGTCGAGATCGTCTCGCCGGTAAGACCCCGGAGCAGTTCCTCCGCTCGGGGCAGCACCCCGCCCGAGGAGAACCCAGCGTTCAGATTGCCCTTGCCATCACTCGCGAACACCAGCCCAGCCTGCCAGACCGGCCAGCCGCCCACGATCAGAAAAGCGATCCCACCGCCACAGCCGCACAAACCGACAGGAACAGCCCGCCCACCGCGAAGCCCAGCGGTTTCTGCCGCCAAGCCGTGTGGCGGTCCAGCGCGTACCAGCCGGGGCCGGTCAGCAGCAGGGCCAGCGCCATCGCCGCGAGGGTCAGTTCCAGTTCGAATCCCGGGCCGGTGCTGCCGAACAGGCCGCCCTCCCACTTCACGCGGACCGCGCTCAGTGCCACGCCCAGCAGGCCGGCCGCGGCGAGCGGGGTCAGCAGGCCCAGTGCCAGCAGGACCGCGCCGCCGACCTCGGTGATGCCGGTCAGCCACGTCAGGAACTCGATGTTGTGGCTGAACCCGTAGCCCCGCAACAGGTTCTCGAAGTGCGCCATTCCCGCGCCGCCGAACAGGCCGAAGACTTGCATCAGCCCGTGCGCCCCCATCGCGACCGACAGCATCAGCCGCAGCACCAGCAGACCGAAGTCCAAGCCGCCATTCTCATCCGACCAACGGGACATGTTCGCCACGCCGGACACCCTAGCCATCCCGCGCGCCGGTCCGGGCGACCCACCGGACGTGTCGCCCGACAAGACCGCCTCACGGCGCGGAGGCGGCGCCTTCGGGCAGATAGCCGTCCCGGAAACCGAACGCGCTCGGCGAGGGCCCCTTCCCCCGCAACAGTTCGAGCCGCTCGACGGCCTCCTCGACCGTCGGGACGTGCCCGGCGGGAACCCACCACAGCACCTGGAACGGGGCCTTCGGCAGTTCGAACCACTCCGAGCGGCGGCGCAGCATGTCCAGGTGGCCGCTGCGGTAGACGTAGTCCCACAAGGCGTCGCGGGTTTCCCACACCGACATGTTCACCAGGACATCGTCGCCGAGCGAGGTCCGGATCGCGGTGGCGTCGTTGCCGCCGTCCTCGACCAGGCGCCACACGAAGCCGGGCGCGTTGTCGGCGACCTCGTTGAGCGTGTCGAGCATCGACGTGAAGCCGTGCATGCGGGCGTCCGCGAGCGGGAATTTCAGGATGCCCACGTTGAGCTGGGCGAGGTGATGTTCCGTCACTCGTTCACCTCACCATCGCCGAACCTTCTATGTCAACTCTCATTATTTTTAGAACGTTCGACGACGACGCAGCACAGCCCGGGACGCGGATCCATGCGGGCCGTCAGACCGTCGGCGTCTTCGAGCAGCCCTTCCAGCAGCGCCAGATTCATGCCGCACACCAGCCCCGGATGCCGCTGCGAGAGGACATGGAAGGGGCAGTTCACGAGGCGCAGGACGTCGCCGTCCAGACGAGGCTCGTACCCGCGGGCGGCCAGCAGTTCCTTCGCGGCGGCGAGATCTTCGACCGGACCTGCGGCGGCGCGGCCCTCCCGCCGGGCGGCGGCCTGCAGCTCGGTGTCCAACCGGGCGACTTCCGCGACCTCGGCCAGCAGATCCGCGGCGGTGCGGTAGTCGCGCGCCGGGACGGAGAACTGCCGTTCGGCAGCGGACCGGCGGTAGAGCTTCGCCGGACGGCCGGCACCCGGGCCCGAACGTCCGCTCAGCCGCTTGCTTTCCGTCTCCAGCAGCCCCGCGTCCACGAGTTTGTCGAGATGGAAAGCAGCGAGCGTGCGCTGGATCCCGGTGCCCTCGGCCGCCTCGTTCCGGCTCACGTCGTGGTCCTGGGAAACCACGTAGTCGTACAGCCGCCGCCGGACGGGATCCTGCAGGACGGCGATCGCCTCGATGTCTTCCACGCCGTCAGTCTAAGAACAACGAGGATGCGCGTTAGAGGTGCTCGTTTCTCGCCGAGCTCCGGCGAGTGGCGACCGACCGCGGCGGCTCGGCGCGCATGTGGTCGCGGACGCGGGCCATGATGCCGCCCAGCGCGTCCAGATCCGAAGTGGACAGTGGGGCGACCAGCAGCCGGCGGACGACCTCGACGTGCCCGGGAAGCACCTTCTCGACCAGCTCCCGCCCCGCCTCGGTGACAGCGACGACGGTGGCCCGCTGGTCTTCCGCACTGGGCCTGCGGGTGACCAAGCCAGCCTTTTCGAGCAAGCCCGCCTGATGGGTCAGGCCGCTGCGACTGTAGACGACACCGTCGGCCAGCTCAGTCATCGTCAGCGGCCCGTCCGAATGAGAGAGCCGGGCGAGCAGCTCGAACTGCACGTAACTGAGGCCCCCTTCGGCCCGCAGCTGCTGCGTGACGGCGTGCTGCAGCAGGCTCACCGCCTCCATCAGCGAGAAGTAGGTGTTGAGCTGCCCGGGCTCCAGCGCGTCCGCCATGCCGTCAGTCTAGATGCTTCGAAGTCGAATCATTGTGGCCGCCCTCACATCCCCGAGACATTGCTTCGACATCGAAGCATACTCGTTCTCAGGTTGCTTCAACTTCGAAGCACATTCTGGAGGATGACATGAAAGCAGTGCGCTACCACCGCTACGGCGGAAGCGAAGTCCTGGCCTTCGAAGAAGCCGAGCGGCCGGCACCCGCTGAGGGACAGGTGCTCGTGAAGGTGGCCGCCACCTCGTTCAACCCGGTCGACCTCGGGATCCGCGCGGGCGGTCTGCAGGCGGTGTTTCCCTTGGCGTTCCCGCACATTCCGGGCATCGAGGTCGCCGGGACGATCGCCGAACCAGGCCCCCAGGTCGACGGCCATCAGGTCGGCGACGCAGTCGTGGCGTTCCTGCCGATGAACGCCAACGGCGCGGCGGCCGAGTACGCCCTCGTTCCCGCGGACGCGCTGGCCGCCGCCCCGCAGACGGTCGAACTCTCCGACGCCGCCGCGCTGCCGGTCGGCGGGCTGACCGCGTGGCAGGCGCTCTTCGACGACGCTCGACTGGAAGCAGGCCAGACGATCCTGATCAACGGCGCAGGCGGGGCAGTCGGCGGCTTTGCCGTTCAACTCGCGCATCAAGCAGGTGCGACGGTGACTGCGACCTCGAGCCCCCGCACCGAAGAACGCCTCCGCGACTACGGAGCCGACCGGATCATCGGACACCTCGACTTCGCTTCCGACGCGGTCGACGGAGCGCCGTTCGACGTTGTACTCAACCTCGTGCCCACCACTCCGGAAGAGACCGCGGCGCTCGCCGATCTGGTCGCCGACGGCGGAGCGCTGGTCAGCACCACCACTCCCCCGCCGGAAAACCCCGGACGCGGGATCCGGACAGCGCGGGTGTTCGTCGCCAGCAAAGCCGGGCAGCTGGCCGAACTCGTCGAGCGCGTCGACGCGGGGACGTTGCGGATCACCGTCGCCGACCGGCGGCCGCTCGCGGATCTCCCGGCCGTGCACGACGAAGCGGCCTCCGGACGACTCGTCGGCAAGACCGTCCTCATCCCCTGAAAATCCGGTTCGAGCGCTGGCTTCAGCGCTCGAACCGCTTAGCTCCGGGCCTTCGCCAAACCAGCCGGAGTCGCGCCGAGCCACCAACGCGGGTCCGCCGATCCGTCGGTGGTGCGGCCGTCCCGGTGGACGAAGAACCGCTCATCCCGGCCCGGCGTGTCGAACTCCCCGTCCAGCCCGCGCATCAGCCATTCCGCACCGAACGCGAAGACCTCCGCCGCCGTCCCGCCCAGCGGATGGAATTCGTCCTCGTAGACGCGCATTTCCTTGGGAGCGCGGATTTTCTCGTAGGTCTCGAGCGCGTTCTCCACCGGTGTCAGCTCGTCGAATTCGCCGATGCCCAGCAGCACGGGGCACCTGATGCCCGTCACCAGGTCGCCCAGCGGCATCTTTTCCTTGAAGTCGCGGTCAAACGCGCACTCGTCGGCATAGCCCGCCATGTACATATAGTTGTTCTTGAAGCTCGGCTGCGCCCGTTCGAAGATCGTCTCGAAATCACCGGACACCGCTTCGAACGCCGCCACCGCGCGCAAACGGGTCCCCTCCACCGCCGCGGCGCGCAGCGCCCAGTAGCCGCTCATGCTGATGCCGAACATGCCGATCCGGTTTTCGTCCACTTCGGACAGACCGGCGAGATACTCCGCATAGGTTTCGAGAGCACGCTCGTAGTTGTCCAGGGTCACGGTCAGCCCGCGCGCCCGCGTCTCCCCCTGCCCCGGCCCCTCGATGGACAGCGCCACCACTCCGCGCGAGGCGTAGTAGCGCTCGGCCGCGAAGATGTAGTCCTCCTTGATCATGTCCATGCCAGGACCGAGAATCACCGCCGGAGCACCGGAAACCGGCTGCGCTGGCAGGTGCAAGAGACCGAAGATCTTGCCGCCTTCGAAGTCCAGCTCGACCCGCCGGACTGTGTTTCCGCGCAGCTCGCCCAGCCGCGCCACGCACGAATCGCAGTGCTCGCGGAACTTCGCCTTGCGCCCGTCGCCGGAGTCGAAGATCGAGTACTGCGCGCGGCCGTACATCACCGCCGCCCGCAGATACAGGTCCGACGCCGTCCTCCGGTAACCAAGCCGCTCGTGGTGCGCCGCCCGCTCTTCGGCCTGACCAGCGACAACCGCCCACGCCTTCGGCAGCATCGCTCCGGCGCGCACCATCGCGAACACCTTGTCGAAGTCGGCGTGATCGTGCCCGAGCTGTTCGAGCGTGCCCTTGCCTTCCGGATGCAACGCGTCGAAACCGCCCTGCGCCAGTGCGATGTCCAGAGCCCAGCTCTGCCCGGCCGACCGTGTCGTCATGCTCGCCTCCTCAACTAACTAAGTACTTAGCTAATGTGCCACGGCTAGACTCCGCCCGGCAAGCAATGCGGCGGGCACCACAGGAGAGCGAACCGATGGGCGACGAGGCGATCACCCGGCTGGCGCGAGCCGCTTACCGGCTCAGCGCGGCCGATTCCCGGCTGCGCGGCCGCGCGACCCGCAGCGCCGAAGCCCTTTCGCTCGCGCATGCCCGCGCGCTCAAGAGCCTCGCCGAACACGGGCCGATGACGGTCAACCAGCTCGCCGGGCACGTCGAAACGACCGGAGCCGCAGTCACTCAACTGGTCAACGGCCTCGCCAACGCCGGTTATGTCACGCGCGAACGGGCCGCTTCCGGAGACCGCCGCACGTCGATCGTCGCCTTGACCGACACGGGCCGACGACGACACGAGGAGCGAGAGCAAGTCCTCGCCGCAGGCTTGCGCGAACTGACCGAGGACCTCGATGAACACGCGATCGACGCCGCAGGCGTAGTACTCGACCGGTTGGCCGCGCTGTACGACCGTCTCTGACGATCACGGACTCTATCAACTGATTGAATCGGCTGATAGAGTCCGCGCCATGGGCACCGAAGCCGCGCGGATCCCCGCCAGTCGCGGGGCGGCGACCGAGCAGCGCCTGATCGCCGCCGCGGAACGGCTTTTCGCCGAACAGGGCGTCGGCGCGGTGTCGCTGCGGACCGTGATGCAGGCGGCGCAGACGAACGTCGCGGCGATCCACTACCACTTCGGTTCCAAGGAAGGACTGCTCGACGCGGTCCTGCGCAGCCGCCTCGGCCAAGTCACCGGCGAGCGGAACGCGGTGCTGCAAGAGTTCCCCGAAAAGGACGTCACCGCGCGCGAACTGGCCCGCGCGTTCGTGCAGCCGGTGGTCGCGGTGCTCGAATCCGGCGGCGAATGCTGGATCCGGCTGGTCGGCCGGCTGCTGGCGACCGGCGGCGACGGACTCGACGCGGTCGCCGAATCGTTCTTCGAGCGCAACGCCGCGTTCGTCGAACTGCTGGACCGGCTGAGCCCGGGTGTCCCCCGCCGGACGCTCGATTTCCGGCTGTCCCAAGCGATGACCGTGACGCTGAACGTCCTCGGCGACGTCGGCCGCACCCGCCGCCTGCACGGCCCGGACGCGGCCGGCTGGACCACCGGCCAGATCGTCGACGACCTCGTCGACGTCGTGACCTCCGTACTCGCCGGCCCGCCCGGGGCCCGCCGCAGGAAGTGAGGAACCGATGGGAACCAAGCAGCGAGCGCAGATCGAGATGACGCCCGAGGAGGTGTCGGCCTACCTTTCCGCCCAGCGCACCGCGACGCTGGTGTCACTCGGCCCCGGCGGGCATCCGCACGCGGTCGCGATGTGGTTCGCGGTCCTCGACGGCGTGCTGTGGTTCGAAACGAAAGCCAAGGCGCAGAAGGCAGTCAACCTGCGCCGCGACCCGCGCGTCACGGTGCTGATCGAGGACGGCCTGACCTACGACGTCCTGCGCGGCGTCTCGCTGGAGGGCCGCGCGGAGGTCGTCGACGATCCGGACGCGCTCTGGGCGGTCGGGGTCAACATCTGGGAGCGTTACCACGGCGAGTACACCGACGAAGTGAAACCGATGGTGGAATTCATGCTCCGCAAGCGGGTCGCGGTCCGCGTCGACGTGGAGCGGGTCCGTTCGTGGGACCACCGCAAGCTCGGGCTGCCCCCGATGCCGCTCGCCGGATCGACCGCCCCGCAACCGCCCGCCAGCTGACGCTTCCGCCCCGCCAGGAGGTCACAATGGGACGCTTTTCCCTTCCCGAACAAGCACCGAAAGGCCTGGACTCGCCGGTGACAGCGGCGATGATGAAGTACATGGCCAGGGTCCAGACCAAGGTCTTCACCCTGACCGGCGGCCGGATCGGCAGCAAATGGCGCGTCGGAGCCGGCTTCCGCAAGCCGGTGCCTACGCTGCTGCTGGAACACCGCGGCCGCAAGTCCGGCCGGCTGTTCACCACCCCGTTGCTGTACCTGCGTTCCGGCGACGACCTGGTCATCATCGCCTCGCAGGGCGGCCTGCCGAAGCATCCGCAGTGGTACTTCAACCTGCTCGCGGAGCCGGAAACCCGCGTGCAGCTGAAGGGCCGCCGCGATGTCCCGGTCACGGCGAGGGTCGCGCCGGCGGACGAGCGGCGCGACCTCTGGCCGCGGCTGGTCGAACTGTACGGCGACTTCGCGAAGTATCAGGAGTGGACGGACCGCGAGATCCCGGTCGTGGTGCTCACTCCTCGCTGACCGCGAGCCTGGCCTCCGGGTTCACTGCACCCGGCCGCTGTCGCCGGACGCGTCCTCCTCGTCGTCGGACGGCAGGTGCAGGTCGCCCACGTTGATGTTGACCTCGACCACCTCCAGCCCGGTCATGCCTTCCACCGCGCTGATCACGTTCCGCCGGATCGAGCGCGCGACGTCCGCGATCGCGACGCCGTACTCGACCACGATCTGCAGGTCCACCGCGGCCTGCTTCTCCCCCACCTCGACCGAAACGCCCTGTCCGGCCGACGCCGTCGCGCCCGGGATCCGCTCGCGCAGCGCGGAAAACGCCCGAGCCGCGCCGCCACCCAGTGCGTGCACCCCGTGGATCTCCCGCGTCGCCAGCCCGGCGATCTTCTGCACCACCACGTCCGCGACCGTGGTCGTCCCCTGCGAACTGGTCAGCGGCCCGGCGCTGACCTTCTCCACGTCCTGGGACTTGGCCGCCGTGTCAGTCGTCGAAGCCATCGAATCTCCTCCGGTCGTTTCCGTTGTTGCGGTTCACCGGGTTCGACTCCGCAACGGCGCGAAACTCACTCCCCGAACGAGTGGCGACGATCACATCATCGGGCGAGTGACGATTCCGGATCCGCGCTGTCCTTACCCCTGACGCATTCTCGCGTCCGTTGTTCGGCGATGAAGGAGGACATCCATGTCGATGGGCGACAAGATCGGCGCCAAGGCAGACGACTTCGGCGGCAAGGCCAAGGAGGCGGCGGGTTCGCTGACCGGCGACGAGAAGCTCGAGAACGAAGGCAAAGCCGACCAGGCGAAGGCCGGGATCAAGGAAGCCGCCGAGAATGTGAAAGACGCTCTCGGCGACGCGGCGGGCAAAGTCAAGAACGCGTTGAAGAAAGACTGACTTTCCTCCCAAGGACGCGGGGTCCCGGCACCATTGCCGAGGCCCCGCGTTCGCTTTTCAGCGCACCTGTTTCAGCAGGTTCTCCACCGCCGTGACGACCACGTCCGGGCGGTCGAGCGGGACGTCGTGGGAGCTGTGCTCAGCGGTGACCAGGGTTCGGTTCGGCTCGGCATGCGCGAAGTC
Encoded here:
- a CDS encoding dipeptide ABC transporter ATP-binding protein; translated protein: MAKEVVVSGVTVETAGHAIVQDLGFELGRGEVLGVVGESGSGKSTLALALLGFARTGATITGGQVVVDGVDLLSLPPAELRRARGRKVAYVPQDPATALNPSLRVSTQLTEGLDPPALPRVRQLLGTVGLPSDDAFLRRRPRQLSGGQQQRVAIAMAIAAGPRLIVLDEPTTGLDVSTQSRVLDLVRELCRTRDLAAIYVSHDLAVVADVADQVMVMYGGEVVEHGAARAVLTRAAHPYTRALLAAVPSATHRHRLVPIRGRAPSIDDARAGCSFAPRCDYATLSCDTTYPVLSLAPSGALARCLHAEEVARNFLSVPRAPEPVAPPADQAALLSVSRLNASYHGRQVVFDVSFDLRPGQCLAVVGESGSGKTTMSRCLAGLHSEQHGDVTFDGKPVPPTAARRDSRTRRELQYVFQNPYGSLSPHRTVEDSLLVALRHYFGVTTREGRRRARAALDRVEIPSRLADRYPSELSGGQRQRVAIARALVCEPKLIICDEVTSALDVSVQASVVELLRSLMDDGPSMIFVTHNLAVVRSIADEVVVLSEGRAVESGRTDQVLTSPSHAYTRSLLAATLDVPEISPR
- a CDS encoding DUF3291 domain-containing protein, whose product is MTEHHLAQLNVGILKFPLADARMHGFTSMLDTLNEVADNAPGFVWRLVEDGGNDATAIRTSLGDDVLVNMSVWETRDALWDYVYRSGHLDMLRRRSEWFELPKAPFQVLWWVPAGHVPTVEEAVERLELLRGKGPSPSAFGFRDGYLPEGAASAP
- a CDS encoding MarR family winged helix-turn-helix transcriptional regulator, with the translated sequence MADALEPGQLNTYFSLMEAVSLLQHAVTQQLRAEGGLSYVQFELLARLSHSDGPLTMTELADGVVYSRSGLTHQAGLLEKAGLVTRRPSAEDQRATVVAVTEAGRELVEKVLPGHVEVVRRLLVAPLSTSDLDALGGIMARVRDHMRAEPPRSVATRRSSARNEHL
- a CDS encoding dihydrofolate reductase family protein, with product MSISLDGFVAGPGQSRDEPLGVRGRELHGWHIGDPRANDADKTATSWLMRPRGAYVMGRNMFGPVRGDWDEDWSGWWGAEPPYHAPVFVLTHHAHEPIPMEGGTTFYFVTDGFDAAYAAASEAAGDKGVDIAGGASTVRQALNAGVIDELTLDIAPVLLGSGERMFDGVESFGFEPVEVLHSPLTTHIRYRRVSED
- a CDS encoding ABC transporter permease → MSVSVVRRAARTGRARLGLGLLAAIAFIVVFGPLLAPWPPTAIVAPPLEGPSAEFPLGTDLLGRDVFSRLLSGGGTLTWMTLLATGIGVVLGALIGLAAAYRDGLADTVLMRAMDIVLSFPETIFVLVFVAAFGRHPLLTASLVGVAFAPGVSRVLRGAALPVLDSEYVLWAKANGLPGRQIVLGEVLPGVTSPLMVETGMRLVWAVTAIASLNYLGFGITPPAPDWGLMVSENQDGLAVAPLPVLAPIVLILMMALGGNLVAESVARTVSRTEGKS
- a CDS encoding helix-turn-helix transcriptional regulator → MEDIEAIAVLQDPVRRRLYDYVVSQDHDVSRNEAAEGTGIQRTLAAFHLDKLVDAGLLETESKRLSGRSGPGAGRPAKLYRRSAAERQFSVPARDYRTAADLLAEVAEVARLDTELQAAARREGRAAAGPVEDLAAAKELLAARGYEPRLDGDVLRLVNCPFHVLSQRHPGLVCGMNLALLEGLLEDADGLTARMDPRPGLCCVVVERSKNNES
- a CDS encoding ABC transporter permease, coding for MTARWLVRRLALGVLVLFLVSVLVFLVTQALPGDVARIVLGKDATVEQVANLRHQLGLDQPLLEQYGRWLGGLLTGHPGVSLQNKEPVAEILGPRIVNSFTLGFVSMVLILPLSVVAGVLSAARRDSFADKAFVAVTSLSMALPPFVVGMLLIALFATSLLGVLPGVSDIPPGDLPWWHPAELVLPVATLTFMGVMYLGRLVRASVIDALDSEYVQMAVLKGLSRRRILFRHALPNAIAASLPAAGLVAAVTITGVVVVEYVYSYPGLGTALVSAVNAHDLPVLQACVLILAATYYLCNLLADVLAAAGRTR
- a CDS encoding DoxX family membrane protein translates to MDFGLLVLRLMLSVAMGAHGLMQVFGLFGGAGMAHFENLLRGYGFSHNIEFLTWLTGITEVGGAVLLALGLLTPLAAAGLLGVALSAVRVKWEGGLFGSTGPGFELELTLAAMALALLLTGPGWYALDRHTAWRQKPLGFAVGGLFLSVCAAVAVGSLF